TGGCGATGGTGCGCGCCGACGGGGGCGGCGACCCCCGGCTGGTCGCCTACGTGGTGCCGCAGGAGGCGGGCAGCGCCCCGCAGGCCGAGGAACTGCGCCAGGCGCTCCGCCGTCGGCTGCCGGCCCACATGGTGCCGACCGCCTACGTGGTCATCGACGCGGTGCCGCTCACCGCCAACCGCAAGGTCAACCGCCGGGCGCTGCCGCCGGTGCAGAGCGTCCGCACCGGATCGGCGGCCGACCACGTCGCCCCGCGCACCCCCGCCGAACAGGCGATGGCACAGGTGTGGGCCGAGGTCCTGGGCGTGGAGCGGGTCGGCATCCAGGACGACTTCTTCGCGCTGGGCGGCAGTTCCCTCTCGACGGTCCGGGTGGTGGCCAAGGCGCGCGCCCGGGGTCTGGCCCTGACCGTCCGTGACCTGGTCGAATCGCCGACCATCGCCGGCATCAGCGGACTTCGGCCCACCGCGGACCCGGTGGCGGGCCCCCGCTCCCGGGTGGTGCTTCGGCCGGGGGCGGGGCAGCCGCTGAACTGCGTCCACCCCACCGGAGGCAGCGTCACCTGGTACCTCCCGCTCGCCCGGGCCCTGGGCGGCGCCCGTCCGGTGCACGGCTACCAGGCGCTGGGTCTGGCCGGCGGCACCGACCCGCTCACGATCCCTGAGATCGCCGGCAACTACGTCCGCGAACTGACGGCCGACCGGGACGGTGGACCGCACGCGGTCCTCGGCTGGTCGATGGGCGCCAACATCGCCCTGGAGATGGCCACCCAACTCCTCGACGCCGGTGCCGAGGTGGCGCCGCTGGTGCTGGTCGAGCCCTACCTGCCCACCCCGGACACCCACCGCCGGCTCGCCGGCTTCGCCGAGCAGCAGCGCCACGCGCTGGTCCTTCGCGACGAACTGCGCGCCACACCCGCCGGATCCGAGGCCCGCACCGCGGCGGACGCCCGGCTGCGGACCGTCCTGCGCGACGCGGGCATGGTCGACGAGGAGGTCGACCTGGCCCAGGACGCTCCGATCGAGGTGTGGCACTCGCTGCTGCAGGCCCTGGCCGGCTACCGGGCGCGCCCCTACCCCGGACGGATCCACCTGGTCATCGGCCGGGACACCGCCGACCGGCCCCAGGACACCCCGATGCCCGACATCGGTGTCCCCTACCGCGAGTACCTGTCGGCCTGGCAGGGCCTGGCGGCGGGCGGACTCCAGGTGCACCACCTCCCCGGAGGGCACCGCACCATGCTCACCGATCCCGGCGTCGGCAACATCGCCGCGCTGCTCGGCACTCTCACCTCCGGAGGACGTCCGTGCTGACCGCCACCCGCTTCACCGAGCGCCACCTGCTGGACCCCCAGGTCAACGCCGACCCGTACCCCTACCTCAACGCGCTGCGCGAGCACCGGCCCGTCCACTGGAGCAGCATCCACCGTGCCTGGCTGGTCACCGGCTACGCGCAGATGGCCGAGGCCTTGGGCCACCCGTCGCTGTCCGCCGACCGGGTCCGACCGCTGATGGAGGCCATCCCGGACAGCGTCCTGGACGACGAGGCCCGGCGCGCGGTCGGTCTGCTGTCGCACTGGATGGTCTTCAACGACCCGCCGCAGCACCGCAGGCTGCGCGGGGTGTTCCAGGACCAGTTCTCCGCCCGCGCCGTCAACCGCTACGCGGGGCTGATCGAGAAGGTCACCACCTCGCTGCTGACCCGCCGCGCCGCGCCCGGCAGCAGCGGGGACGCCGTCGCCGATGTGGCCAAGACCCTGCCCAGCCTGGTCTTCGCCCGCTGGCTCGGTGTTCCGCACGCGCACGCTCCTTCGTTCTGGTACTGGAACGCCCGCGTGGGCGACCTGGTGCTGGGCGCCGCCCAGGAGGAACGGGAGTACCGCACCTCGCTGCAGTCACTGGTCAAGCTCCACGACTACCTGGCCGACCTGGTGCGCCTGCGCCGTGAGCAGCCCCAGGACGACCTGATCAGCGCGGTGCTGGCCGGGGGCGCCATCGGCGACACGGTCAGCGAGGAGGAGTTCATCGGCATGCTGACCCATCTGGCCTTCGCCGGCGGGGAGACCACCAGCAACCTCATCGCCAACGGACTGCGCGCCCTGCTGATGCACCCGCAACAGCTGGCAGCGGCACGGGAGAACCCCAAGCTCCTGTCCGGAGCCGTCGAGGAGGCCCTGCGCTTCGACGGCCCCTCCAAGATGTCGGTGCGCATCGCCGCCGAGGACCTGCGGCTCGACGGCCAGG
Above is a genomic segment from Kitasatospora cineracea containing:
- a CDS encoding cytochrome P450; the protein is MLTATRFTERHLLDPQVNADPYPYLNALREHRPVHWSSIHRAWLVTGYAQMAEALGHPSLSADRVRPLMEAIPDSVLDDEARRAVGLLSHWMVFNDPPQHRRLRGVFQDQFSARAVNRYAGLIEKVTTSLLTRRAAPGSSGDAVADVAKTLPSLVFARWLGVPHAHAPSFWYWNARVGDLVLGAAQEEREYRTSLQSLVKLHDYLADLVRLRREQPQDDLISAVLAGGAIGDTVSEEEFIGMLTHLAFAGGETTSNLIANGLRALLMHPQQLAAARENPKLLSGAVEEALRFDGPSKMSVRIAAEDLRLDGQDIRAGDRIFLVTAAANRDPRQFDDPDTFDVHRGRTSHLGFGYGIHFCIGAPLARLVAGSALGVLVREHPNLRLLPSRHEWQLSLLNRSLKDLPVSY